The proteins below come from a single Desulfovibrio sp. genomic window:
- a CDS encoding ABC transporter substrate binding protein, giving the protein MLFPITANGPCLLLRPQQNQGHRPHAAAFLQRLTSLILAILFLGGLILASCPPAWANPPVKRIGYLEAGPFWLFDNTWSAFRDGMGKYDDIRCEYPADARFSPGWEPAQMRRLPEMAKQLLQRKDLDLVVGMGTAAVKALLAVNDGRLPILGMGMADPVAAGVVKSAQDSGVDNFTCRVEVDRWSSMFRVFYDVVRFHKMGIMFQNSQEGRVYAALGDAQAIASELGFTLVLYDGLSSAESTEECRKGLDDLRKQGMDAFFIGPLNCFDIGGEGMAPLLQKLNQWKIPTFARDGSEYVKAGALMGFSTWNFGPSGIALAGQAHAILSGTQPRTLPMLDQSEPSIALNLATAKAIGFDFPFDVLVTADELHETISQPHPGTP; this is encoded by the coding sequence ATGCTTTTTCCAATTACAGCCAACGGCCCATGCCTTTTGCTGCGCCCGCAGCAAAATCAGGGGCACCGCCCCCATGCAGCCGCATTTTTGCAGCGCCTGACCTCGCTGATTCTTGCCATACTCTTTCTGGGCGGGCTGATTCTAGCCTCCTGCCCTCCCGCCTGGGCCAATCCGCCTGTAAAACGCATCGGCTATCTTGAGGCCGGGCCGTTCTGGCTGTTTGACAATACATGGAGCGCCTTTCGCGACGGTATGGGCAAGTATGACGACATCCGTTGCGAATACCCTGCTGACGCACGCTTCAGCCCCGGCTGGGAACCAGCGCAGATGCGCCGCCTGCCTGAAATGGCAAAACAGCTTTTGCAACGCAAGGATCTTGACCTTGTGGTGGGCATGGGCACGGCGGCGGTCAAGGCCTTGCTGGCTGTCAACGATGGCCGTTTGCCCATCCTGGGCATGGGCATGGCTGACCCTGTGGCTGCCGGGGTTGTCAAAAGCGCGCAGGATTCAGGCGTGGACAACTTTACCTGCCGGGTGGAAGTTGACCGCTGGTCCTCCATGTTCCGCGTTTTTTACGATGTGGTGCGCTTTCACAAAATGGGCATCATGTTCCAGAACAGTCAGGAAGGCCGCGTCTACGCGGCACTTGGCGATGCTCAGGCCATTGCCTCGGAGCTGGGATTTACCCTTGTGCTCTACGATGGCCTCTCCTCCGCCGAAAGTACGGAAGAATGCCGCAAGGGTCTGGACGACCTGCGCAAGCAGGGCATGGACGCCTTCTTTATCGGCCCGCTGAACTGCTTTGATATCGGCGGCGAAGGCATGGCCCCGCTGCTGCAAAAGCTGAATCAGTGGAAGATTCCCACCTTTGCGCGTGACGGGTCGGAATATGTCAAAGCCGGAGCGCTCATGGGCTTTTCCACCTGGAATTTCGGCCCCAGCGGCATAGCTCTTGCCGGGCAGGCTCACGCCATACTCAGCGGCACGCAGCCGCGCACCCTGCCCATGCTTGACCAGTCCGAGCCTTCCATTGCCCTGAACCTTGCCACCGCCAAGGCCATCGGCTTTGATTTTCCCTTTGACGTGCTGGTAACGGCGGACGAACTGCACGAAACCATCAGCCAGCCGCACCCCGGTACCCCCTAA
- a CDS encoding SPFH domain-containing protein, producing the protein MKSVCANIREMLRRNRLRLIITGAVATLLLIFLWPSIVISIKPGELGVLYARFRGGTQLQHTYEEGIHFIQPWNIMYIYDVRVQEETQNIDVLTVDGLTINVQISLRFQIIRDRLPNLHQEIGPNYRDKVVIPIMNSAVRQTIGSYRPDDLYSTARQELQDQMLVDAVEEMGRIPVLIQGFVVKSITLPEVLREAIERKLIAEQDYLRYKYILLEAQQEARRKTIEGEGIKAYQTLVNENMTQNFLRYEGIQATKELAGSSNAKVVVIGGKDGLPVILNADSPTGAAAPDAANSGKTANQGAAPKAPAQGSQQTPAKPDMSGTDAESPDQKRPDGVRPGQVQPGQMRPEPGKTPPFRPNSHSGLRPQIQHESQSGAQYAPKYGARNDAARQDSAAAAEAQAPAGAGWIAPGENVSDYIQRLNKTLLQPHRGGAVRQ; encoded by the coding sequence ATGAAAAGCGTCTGTGCAAATATACGGGAAATGTTGCGCCGCAATCGCCTGCGGTTGATAATCACGGGTGCTGTCGCAACACTGCTGCTCATCTTTCTCTGGCCGAGCATCGTCATTTCCATCAAGCCCGGTGAGCTCGGCGTTCTGTATGCGCGTTTTCGCGGCGGCACACAGTTGCAGCACACCTACGAGGAAGGCATACATTTCATCCAGCCGTGGAACATCATGTACATCTATGATGTGCGCGTGCAGGAAGAAACCCAGAACATTGATGTGCTGACCGTGGACGGCCTGACCATCAACGTGCAGATTTCACTGCGCTTTCAGATCATCCGCGACCGCCTGCCCAACCTGCATCAGGAAATCGGGCCTAACTACCGCGACAAGGTCGTCATTCCCATCATGAATTCCGCCGTGCGGCAAACCATCGGCAGCTACCGGCCAGACGACCTTTACTCCACAGCGCGGCAGGAACTGCAAGACCAGATGCTGGTGGACGCGGTGGAAGAAATGGGGCGCATCCCCGTACTTATTCAGGGTTTTGTGGTCAAAAGCATCACCCTGCCCGAAGTGCTGCGCGAGGCCATTGAACGCAAGCTCATAGCGGAGCAGGACTACCTGCGCTACAAGTACATTCTGCTTGAAGCCCAGCAGGAAGCCCGCCGCAAGACCATTGAAGGCGAAGGCATCAAGGCCTACCAGACGCTTGTCAACGAGAACATGACGCAGAACTTCCTGCGCTACGAAGGCATTCAGGCCACCAAGGAGCTTGCGGGTTCGTCCAACGCCAAGGTGGTTGTGATCGGCGGCAAGGATGGTCTGCCTGTTATTCTCAATGCAGATTCACCCACTGGCGCTGCCGCGCCCGATGCGGCAAACTCCGGCAAAACAGCCAATCAGGGGGCGGCCCCCAAGGCTCCCGCTCAGGGAAGCCAGCAGACGCCTGCCAAACCGGATATGTCGGGAACAGATGCGGAAAGCCCGGACCAGAAGCGGCCCGATGGCGTACGGCCTGGCCAAGTTCAGCCAGGGCAGATGCGGCCCGAACCCGGCAAAACGCCCCCGTTCCGCCCCAATTCACATTCCGGCCTGCGCCCTCAAATCCAGCACGAATCCCAATCCGGGGCGCAGTATGCGCCGAAGTACGGGGCACGTAACGACGCCGCAAGGCAGGATTCTGCCGCGGCTGCCGAAGCCCAAGCGCCCGCCGGGGCTGGCTGGATCGCCCCCGGAGAAAATGTATCGGATTACATCCAGAGGTTGAATAAAACACTGCTGCAACCGCACCGTGGCGGCGCTGTAAGGCAATAA